In Gemmata obscuriglobus, a single genomic region encodes these proteins:
- a CDS encoding TIGR00730 family Rossman fold protein has translation MPLNSVCVFCGSAAGTNPLYAEAARELGAALAGRGLALVYGGGRVGLMGVVASATLAAGGVVVGVIPHSLALKEIAQEDCTELIVVNTMHERKALMADRAGAFVALPGGFGTGDELFEILTWAQLGIHTKPVALLNVNGFFTPLLAWLDHIVSEGLLKQKHRELLLVAETVPELLTKLETWRPAEPLTKWVEPGER, from the coding sequence ATGCCACTGAATTCCGTCTGCGTGTTCTGCGGGTCGGCCGCCGGCACGAACCCGCTCTACGCCGAAGCCGCGCGTGAGCTGGGCGCGGCGCTCGCCGGGCGCGGGCTGGCGCTCGTGTACGGCGGGGGTCGGGTCGGGCTGATGGGCGTCGTCGCATCGGCCACGCTGGCCGCGGGCGGGGTGGTGGTGGGTGTGATCCCGCACTCGCTCGCGCTCAAGGAAATTGCTCAGGAAGACTGCACCGAGCTGATCGTTGTCAACACCATGCACGAGCGCAAGGCGCTGATGGCCGACCGCGCCGGGGCGTTCGTCGCGCTGCCCGGCGGGTTCGGCACCGGCGACGAGCTGTTCGAGATCCTGACGTGGGCGCAGCTCGGCATCCACACCAAGCCGGTGGCGCTGTTGAACGTCAACGGCTTCTTCACCCCGCTGCTGGCGTGGCTCGACCACATCGTGTCGGAAGGGCTCCTCAAGCAGAAGCACCGCGAGCTGTTGCTGGTCGCCGAAACCGTTCCCGAGTTGCTCACGAAACTCGAAACGTGGCGGCCGGCGGAACCGCTCACGAAGTGGGTCGAGCCCGGCGAGCGGTGA
- a CDS encoding S1 family peptidase, with the protein MRKPMPAALPLALLLGCAVALGAAAQPPKAEAPREPKFVDDDAVYKNLYEKLEELAKAKRPLAHKKLLAKMKPGSANIAAAEPGRKALAPEEVYKLAEPSVFVVGSVYPDKDGNWETGTYATAWVAAADGVLVTNWHVFEDLKGGEVFGAADRNGNVYPVTDFLGGDRTADVAVFRISARELVPLAVSPAFAEVGSWVGVLSHPGDLFYVYTQGAVTRYSTHTNEDKNREKWMGITADYASGSSGGPVLNKYGAVVGMAALTLNIDAADEAPQNPARRKPVRPVGSPKLSRTDEKRQEQKDDKPKPPGKPEPQGSSLQMVVKMTVPGPTILKWINK; encoded by the coding sequence ATGCGCAAACCGATGCCTGCGGCCCTCCCACTCGCGCTCCTGCTCGGCTGCGCAGTTGCGCTCGGTGCCGCCGCGCAGCCGCCCAAGGCCGAGGCCCCCCGCGAGCCGAAGTTCGTCGACGACGACGCGGTGTACAAGAACCTGTACGAGAAGCTCGAAGAGCTGGCCAAGGCCAAGAGGCCGCTCGCGCACAAGAAGCTCCTCGCGAAAATGAAGCCCGGCAGCGCCAACATCGCCGCCGCCGAACCGGGCCGCAAGGCGCTCGCGCCGGAAGAGGTGTACAAGCTGGCCGAGCCGAGCGTGTTCGTCGTCGGCAGCGTGTACCCCGACAAGGACGGGAACTGGGAGACCGGCACCTACGCGACCGCGTGGGTCGCGGCCGCCGACGGCGTGCTCGTCACCAACTGGCACGTCTTCGAGGACCTCAAAGGCGGCGAGGTGTTCGGGGCCGCCGACCGCAACGGCAACGTGTACCCGGTCACCGACTTCCTCGGCGGCGACAGAACCGCCGACGTCGCGGTGTTCCGCATCTCCGCCCGGGAGTTGGTGCCGCTGGCCGTGTCGCCCGCGTTCGCCGAGGTCGGCTCGTGGGTCGGGGTGCTGAGCCACCCGGGCGACCTGTTCTACGTGTACACCCAGGGCGCGGTCACGCGGTACAGCACCCACACCAACGAGGACAAGAATCGCGAGAAGTGGATGGGGATCACCGCCGACTACGCGAGCGGTTCGAGCGGCGGGCCGGTGCTGAACAAGTACGGCGCGGTGGTGGGGATGGCGGCGCTGACGCTCAACATCGACGCGGCCGACGAGGCCCCCCAGAACCCGGCACGCCGGAAGCCGGTGCGGCCCGTCGGTTCGCCGAAGCTGTCGCGGACCGACGAGAAGCGGCAGGAACAAAAGGACGACAAGCCGAAACCGCCCGGGAAGCCCGAGCCGCAAGGGTCGTCACTCCAGATGGTCGTGAAGATGACCGTGCCCGGCCCGACCATCCTGAAGTGGATCAACAAGTAA
- the mobA gene encoding molybdenum cofactor guanylyltransferase — protein MKVGGIVLCGGKSARMGRPKAALPFGNELLLPRVVRAVRESTDFVVVVAAPDQEVPPLPDGVPVVRDEVEGRGPLGGLVAGLTALDGACDAVYLSACDAPFLTPAFVRRVIAGLGDPSSLQEEGWWVSVWAAVPQIGGRLHPLAAAYRARVLPVARAMLAANRLRMTDLFTLVPPRALSASELRDADPELRSLRNLNTPEEYAAALRELGVIECPFAPDP, from the coding sequence ATGAAAGTCGGTGGAATCGTCCTCTGTGGGGGCAAATCCGCGCGCATGGGGCGCCCGAAGGCTGCCCTCCCCTTCGGCAACGAGCTGTTGCTCCCGCGTGTTGTTCGCGCCGTGCGCGAATCGACCGACTTTGTCGTCGTGGTCGCGGCACCGGACCAGGAGGTCCCGCCGTTGCCGGACGGCGTGCCCGTCGTTCGCGACGAGGTCGAGGGCCGCGGGCCGCTCGGCGGGCTGGTCGCGGGGCTCACGGCGCTCGACGGGGCGTGCGACGCGGTGTACCTGTCCGCGTGCGATGCCCCGTTCTTGACGCCGGCGTTCGTGCGGCGTGTGATCGCAGGCCTGGGCGACCCTTCATCCCTTCAGGAAGAGGGTTGGTGGGTGAGTGTTTGGGCCGCGGTGCCGCAAATCGGCGGCCGGCTCCACCCGCTGGCCGCGGCGTACCGGGCGCGCGTGCTCCCGGTCGCGCGCGCGATGCTGGCGGCGAACCGGCTGCGCATGACGGACCTCTTCACCCTCGTGCCGCCCCGGGCCTTGAGCGCGAGCGAGTTGCGCGACGCGGACCCCGAACTCCGGTCGCTCCGCAACCTGAACACGCCGGAGGAGTACGCCGCGGCGCTGCGCGAACTCGGCGTCATAGAATGCCCCTTTGCCCCCGACCCCTGA
- a CDS encoding homospermidine biosynthesis protein produces the protein MHPHKPSYDRHAGTDANKEFLHKISRHRIDPAPVAPGAGTADLIDGAFLSYNGGRLREGCQLFVRKMLADNGTIGLALSGALTPAGLGMSCLVPLVEAGFIDWIVSTGANLYHDTHYALGMDLFQAGPSLPDHELRENQVIRIYDIVFDYENLLGTDKFFRALCRGDAFQHTMGTAEFHNLVGKYLAEREDQTGVRGKNLLAAAYRHGVPIFTSSPGDSSIGMNLAALMLEGSQLRIDPLRDVNQSASIVWDAKAAGGTSSVLILGGGSPKNFMLQTEPQIQEVLGLLEAGHDYFLQFTDARPDTGGLSGATPSEAMTWGKVDPEKLPDSVTCYVDSTIALPLLTAYSLTRCERRTPKRLFDKFPELTRRLEAGYAETRAKRTE, from the coding sequence ATGCACCCGCACAAGCCGAGCTACGACCGCCACGCCGGGACCGACGCCAACAAGGAGTTCCTCCACAAGATCAGCCGCCACCGCATCGACCCGGCGCCCGTCGCGCCGGGCGCCGGGACCGCGGACCTGATCGACGGCGCGTTCCTCTCGTACAACGGCGGCCGGCTGCGGGAGGGGTGCCAGCTCTTCGTGCGCAAGATGCTGGCCGACAACGGCACCATCGGGCTGGCGCTCTCGGGGGCGCTGACGCCCGCCGGCTTGGGGATGTCGTGCCTGGTGCCGCTGGTGGAAGCGGGGTTCATCGACTGGATCGTCTCGACCGGGGCGAACCTGTACCACGACACCCACTACGCGCTGGGGATGGACCTGTTCCAGGCCGGGCCGAGCCTGCCGGACCACGAGCTGCGCGAGAACCAGGTCATCCGTATCTACGACATCGTCTTCGACTACGAGAACCTGCTGGGCACGGACAAGTTCTTCCGCGCCCTGTGCCGCGGGGACGCGTTCCAGCACACGATGGGGACCGCGGAGTTCCACAACCTGGTCGGGAAGTACCTCGCGGAGCGCGAGGACCAGACGGGGGTGAGGGGCAAGAACCTGCTGGCCGCGGCGTACCGGCACGGGGTGCCGATCTTCACCAGCTCGCCGGGCGACAGCTCCATCGGGATGAACCTCGCGGCGCTGATGCTGGAGGGCTCGCAGCTCCGCATCGACCCGCTCCGCGACGTGAACCAGTCGGCGTCGATCGTGTGGGACGCGAAGGCCGCCGGCGGGACCAGTTCCGTGCTGATTTTGGGCGGCGGCAGCCCGAAGAACTTCATGCTCCAGACCGAGCCGCAAATTCAGGAGGTGCTCGGGCTGCTCGAGGCGGGGCACGACTACTTCTTGCAGTTCACGGACGCCCGCCCGGACACCGGCGGGCTGAGCGGCGCGACGCCGAGCGAGGCGATGACGTGGGGCAAGGTGGACCCCGAGAAGCTCCCGGATTCGGTGACGTGCTACGTCGACTCGACGATCGCGCTGCCGCTGCTGACGGCGTACTCGCTGACGCGGTGCGAGAGGCGGACCCCGAAGCGGCTGTTCGACAAGTTCCCCGAGTTGACCCGCCGGCTCGAAGCCGGGTACGCTGAGACCCGGGCCAAGCGCACGGAGTAG
- the aroC gene encoding chorismate synthase, which produces MAGNTFGTLFRVTTAGVSHGPGNVVIIDGCPAGLELSVDDLLPDLRRRRPGQSKLTTQRDEQDLPEIWSGVFEGKTDGTPIAITFRNSDQRSGDYGDIKDKYRPGHADFTFDAKYGFRDYRGGGRSSARETVSRVAAGAVAKKLLARDGIRVLGYVKQVGPLVAHVPDPTAVTLEQVEATPVRCPVPETAAQMVQLIDDVRMDRDSIGGVCELVATGVPAGLGEPVFDKLKADLAKALLSLPAVTGFEYGAGFAVATMRGSANNDVFAPPEAHESPVAPDAADCNATVWEPKHGPRVRTESNRHGGMLGGISSGMPIVCRAAIKPTSSIPRTQRTIDRDGRPTEILVKGRHDPCLLPRFVPMGEAMVALVLVDHLLRARSSKLSS; this is translated from the coding sequence ATGGCAGGCAACACATTCGGCACACTGTTTCGCGTCACCACGGCGGGCGTCAGCCACGGCCCCGGAAACGTGGTCATCATCGACGGCTGCCCCGCGGGGCTGGAACTCTCGGTCGACGACCTGCTCCCGGACCTGCGGCGCCGGCGCCCGGGGCAGAGCAAGCTCACCACCCAGCGCGACGAACAGGACCTCCCCGAAATCTGGTCCGGGGTGTTCGAGGGGAAGACCGACGGCACCCCCATCGCCATCACGTTCCGCAACAGCGACCAGCGGAGCGGCGACTACGGCGACATCAAGGACAAGTACCGCCCCGGCCACGCGGACTTCACGTTCGACGCGAAGTACGGGTTCCGCGACTACCGCGGCGGCGGGCGGTCCAGCGCGCGCGAGACGGTGAGCCGGGTCGCGGCCGGCGCCGTCGCCAAAAAGCTCCTCGCGCGCGACGGGATTCGCGTGCTCGGGTACGTCAAGCAGGTCGGCCCCCTCGTCGCGCACGTTCCGGACCCGACGGCCGTGACACTGGAGCAGGTGGAAGCGACCCCGGTGCGGTGCCCGGTGCCGGAAACCGCCGCCCAGATGGTCCAGCTCATCGACGACGTGCGCATGGACCGCGACTCGATCGGCGGCGTGTGCGAGTTGGTCGCGACCGGCGTCCCCGCGGGGCTCGGCGAGCCCGTCTTCGACAAGCTGAAAGCCGATCTGGCCAAAGCACTTCTGTCGCTGCCGGCGGTCACGGGGTTCGAGTACGGTGCGGGGTTCGCGGTCGCCACCATGCGCGGCAGTGCGAACAACGACGTGTTCGCGCCCCCGGAAGCGCACGAGTCCCCGGTGGCACCGGACGCGGCCGACTGCAACGCGACCGTGTGGGAGCCGAAGCACGGCCCGCGGGTGCGCACCGAGTCGAACCGGCACGGCGGGATGCTCGGCGGCATTTCCAGCGGAATGCCGATCGTCTGCCGGGCCGCGATCAAGCCCACCAGCAGCATCCCCCGCACGCAGCGAACGATCGACCGCGACGGCCGGCCGACGGAGATTCTCGTGAAGGGCCGTCACGACCCCTGTCTGCTGCCGCGGTTCGTCCCGATGGGCGAGGCGATGGTTGCCCTCGTGCTGGTCGATCACCTCCTGCGTGCCCGGTCCTCGAAGCTGTCGTCCTGA
- a CDS encoding YceK/YidQ family lipoprotein, producing the protein MGGRNKLVIAALAAALGGGCGTVDNVRRPVYPLPNSPNTHVCRVYGGVRGDFGMMTEYPWRDTPSFIDYIVLPVMSAIDLGLSAFGDTVTLPYTVGVEVWRAFNPDPPPPRESLQVPVTVAEPAPPTGQVAQP; encoded by the coding sequence ATGGGCGGCCGGAACAAACTTGTGATCGCGGCGCTCGCGGCCGCGCTGGGCGGTGGGTGCGGGACCGTCGATAACGTGCGCCGCCCGGTCTACCCGCTGCCGAACAGTCCGAACACGCACGTGTGCCGGGTGTACGGTGGGGTCCGCGGTGACTTCGGCATGATGACCGAGTACCCGTGGCGCGACACGCCGTCGTTCATCGATTACATTGTGCTGCCGGTGATGTCCGCGATCGATCTGGGGCTGTCGGCCTTCGGGGACACGGTTACGCTGCCGTACACGGTCGGCGTGGAGGTGTGGCGGGCGTTCAATCCCGACCCGCCGCCGCCGCGCGAGTCGTTGCAGGTGCCGGTGACGGTTGCGGAGCCCGCACCGCCGACCGGGCAGGTTGCGCAGCCGTAA
- a CDS encoding HDOD domain-containing protein — translation MFFTAFRRLFRREPSPQLHTSDLVRDLGRIESFPTLSHVTVRAMALTNDPKATLADVAELIRHDPVLSVGVLKVANSAANRGRRASENVQQATVRLGMRRCQQVIATVGVRGVFKYTSPLAELMCETLLRHSLFTANIASRLNAAGELGFRGEEFTAGLLHDIGRVIMCVRAPAAFASLDPLTFQEDGGILARERDAIQFDHCEIGVRFARANQLPPTVTNAILNHHYPQAEREFPVLVALAAVADGIANHAQRERKLTNYRPEKCPGFIRLLANVGPEKTRAVRAAVSRAVVESLRETRAMLKLTATM, via the coding sequence ATGTTCTTTACTGCTTTCCGGCGGCTGTTCCGACGCGAACCGTCGCCCCAGTTACACACCTCGGACCTCGTGCGGGACCTCGGGCGCATCGAGTCGTTCCCGACGCTCTCGCACGTGACCGTGCGGGCGATGGCGCTGACCAACGACCCGAAGGCCACGCTGGCGGACGTGGCCGAGCTGATCCGGCACGACCCGGTGCTGTCGGTCGGGGTTTTGAAGGTGGCGAACTCGGCCGCCAACCGCGGCCGCCGCGCCAGCGAGAACGTGCAACAGGCGACCGTGCGGCTGGGCATGCGCCGGTGCCAGCAGGTCATCGCCACGGTCGGCGTGCGCGGGGTGTTCAAGTACACCTCGCCGCTGGCGGAGCTGATGTGCGAGACCCTGCTGCGGCACTCGCTGTTCACCGCCAACATCGCGTCGCGCCTGAACGCCGCCGGCGAGCTGGGGTTCCGCGGCGAGGAGTTCACCGCCGGGCTGCTGCACGACATCGGGCGCGTCATCATGTGCGTCCGCGCGCCGGCCGCGTTCGCGTCCCTGGACCCGCTCACGTTCCAGGAGGACGGCGGCATTCTGGCGCGGGAGCGGGACGCGATCCAGTTCGACCACTGCGAGATCGGGGTGCGGTTCGCCCGCGCCAACCAGTTGCCCCCGACCGTCACGAACGCGATCCTGAACCACCACTACCCGCAAGCCGAGCGCGAGTTCCCGGTGCTGGTGGCGCTCGCCGCGGTCGCCGACGGGATCGCCAACCACGCCCAGCGCGAGCGCAAGCTGACCAACTACCGGCCCGAGAAGTGCCCGGGCTTTATTCGGCTGCTGGCCAACGTCGGCCCCGAGAAGACACGGGCCGTGCGGGCGGCCGTGT
- a CDS encoding TIGR03067 domain-containing protein, with product MRTFVSALLFAAATVVVLTGSPGTADDKKDEKKAAGELDGGYTIVSGEKDDKAIPEGEIKGSLVRFTGDKIVGTDKDKKEFFAATYTIDKAKTPWAIKMTSHHPKESTANGLIKKEGDTITIVYALPGGETPKEFKAGEKQHLFVLKNMNPMPNKFTKE from the coding sequence ATGCGCACATTCGTTTCCGCACTTCTGTTCGCTGCGGCGACCGTGGTGGTTTTGACGGGCTCGCCCGGAACCGCCGACGACAAAAAGGACGAGAAGAAGGCCGCCGGGGAACTCGACGGCGGCTACACGATCGTGTCGGGTGAGAAGGACGACAAGGCCATCCCCGAGGGCGAAATCAAGGGCTCGCTGGTGCGGTTCACCGGCGACAAGATCGTGGGCACCGACAAGGACAAGAAGGAGTTCTTCGCCGCCACGTACACGATCGATAAGGCCAAAACGCCGTGGGCCATCAAGATGACGAGTCACCACCCGAAAGAATCGACCGCGAACGGACTGATCAAGAAGGAGGGCGATACGATCACAATCGTGTACGCCCTGCCCGGCGGCGAGACGCCGAAGGAATTTAAGGCGGGGGAAAAGCAGCACCTCTTCGTGCTGAAGAACATGAACCCGATGCCCAACAAGTTCACGAAAGAGTAA